In one Lolium rigidum isolate FL_2022 chromosome 3, APGP_CSIRO_Lrig_0.1, whole genome shotgun sequence genomic region, the following are encoded:
- the LOC124695214 gene encoding NAC domain-containing protein 22-like isoform X1: MAVAVASPTMEIEQDLPGFRFHPTEEELLGFYLSRVALGQKLHIDIIGTLNIYRHDPWDLPGMAKIGEREWYFFVPRDRKAGSGGRPNRTTEKGFWKATGSDRAIRSTGDPKRIIGLKKTLVFYQGRAPRGTKTDWVMNEYRLPDHAAGAAPPREDTVLCKVYRKATPLRELEQRASAMEEMMLQRPGGCDGGYGGAARACPVQAATSAADDYLSFSDDVQDNFLFHSTWPSSAAPSGINKNDAAPRQAKKEAADADVATVIVASASSLPQAANTPCNFHFQLPAANPPCNIQLPAANPPRSFPPRCSLQLPAARNGVFDLPNLQLPAAGHGVLEWLQDPFLTQLRSPWQDQHCLSPYAHLLYY, translated from the exons ATGGCAGTGGCAGTAGCGTCGCCGACCATGGAGATCGAGCAGGACCTCCCCGGCTTCCGGTTCCACCCCACGGAGGAGGAGCTCCTCGGCTTCTACCTCTCCCGCGTCGCCCTCGGACAGAAGCTCCACATCGACATCATCGGCACCCTCAACATCTACCGCCACGACCCCTGGGACCTCCCCGGGATGGCCAAGATCGGCGAGAGGGAGTGGTACTTCTTCGTGCCTCGTGATCGGAAGGCGGGGAGCGGCGGCCGGCCGAACCGGACGACAGAGAAGGGGTTCTGGAAGGCGACAGGGTCGGACAGGGCTATCCGGAGCACCGGCGACCCCAAGCGGATCATCGGGCTCAAGAAGACGCTAGTCTTCTACCAGGGCCGCGCGCCAAGGGGCACCAAGACGGACTGGGTCATGAACGAGTACCGCCTCCCCGAccacgccgccggcgccgcgccgCCCAGGGAGGACACGGTGTTGTGCAAGGTATACCGGAAGGCCACGCCGCTCAGGGAGCTCGAGCAGAGAGCTTCCGCGATGGAGGAGATGATGCTGCAGAGGCCCGGCGGCTGCGACGGAGGgtacggcggcgcggccagagcgtGCCCGGTCCAGGCCGCCACCTCCGCTGCCGACGACTACCTGTCGTTCTCTGACGACGTCCAGGACAATTTCCTGTTCCACTCCACTTGGCCATCGTCGGCGGCGCCGTCTGGCATTAACAAGAACGACGCCGCGCCCAGGCAAGCCAAGAAGGAGGCGGCAGACGCAGATGTCGCCACGGTCATAGTGGCGTCTGCGTCGTCTCTGCCGCAAGCGGCGAACACACCCTGCAACTTCCA CTTCCAGCTACCGGCGGCAAACCCACCCTGCAACATCCAGCTCCCGGCGGCGAACCCACCGCGCAGCTTCCC CCCACGCTGCAGTCTCCAGCTCCCGGCGGCGAGAAACGGGGTGTTCGACCTGCCCAACCTGCAGCTCCCGGCGGCGGGGCACGGAGTCTTGGAGTGGCTGCAAGACCCGTTCCTGACGCAGCTGCGAAGCCCGTGGCAAGACCAGCATTGCCTGTCCCCATACGCGCATCTGCTCTACTACTGA
- the LOC124695214 gene encoding NAC domain-containing protein 22-like isoform X2, whose amino-acid sequence MAVAVASPTMEIEQDLPGFRFHPTEEELLGFYLSRVALGQKLHIDIIGTLNIYRHDPWDLPGMAKIGEREWYFFVPRDRKAGSGGRPNRTTEKGFWKATGSDRAIRSTGDPKRIIGLKKTLVFYQGRAPRGTKTDWVMNEYRLPDHAAGAAPPREDTVLCKVYRKATPLRELEQRASAMEEMMLQRPGGCDGGYGGAARACPVQAATSAADDYLSFSDDVQDNFLFHSTWPSSAAPSGINKNDAAPRQAKKEAADADVATVIVASASSLPQAANTPCNFQLPEANPLCNFQLPEANPPCDLHPRCSLQLPAARNGVFDLPNLQLPAAGHGVLEWLQDPFLTQLRSPWQDQHCLSPYAHLLYY is encoded by the exons ATGGCAGTGGCAGTAGCGTCGCCGACCATGGAGATCGAGCAGGACCTCCCCGGCTTCCGGTTCCACCCCACGGAGGAGGAGCTCCTCGGCTTCTACCTCTCCCGCGTCGCCCTCGGACAGAAGCTCCACATCGACATCATCGGCACCCTCAACATCTACCGCCACGACCCCTGGGACCTCCCCGGGATGGCCAAGATCGGCGAGAGGGAGTGGTACTTCTTCGTGCCTCGTGATCGGAAGGCGGGGAGCGGCGGCCGGCCGAACCGGACGACAGAGAAGGGGTTCTGGAAGGCGACAGGGTCGGACAGGGCTATCCGGAGCACCGGCGACCCCAAGCGGATCATCGGGCTCAAGAAGACGCTAGTCTTCTACCAGGGCCGCGCGCCAAGGGGCACCAAGACGGACTGGGTCATGAACGAGTACCGCCTCCCCGAccacgccgccggcgccgcgccgCCCAGGGAGGACACGGTGTTGTGCAAGGTATACCGGAAGGCCACGCCGCTCAGGGAGCTCGAGCAGAGAGCTTCCGCGATGGAGGAGATGATGCTGCAGAGGCCCGGCGGCTGCGACGGAGGgtacggcggcgcggccagagcgtGCCCGGTCCAGGCCGCCACCTCCGCTGCCGACGACTACCTGTCGTTCTCTGACGACGTCCAGGACAATTTCCTGTTCCACTCCACTTGGCCATCGTCGGCGGCGCCGTCTGGCATTAACAAGAACGACGCCGCGCCCAGGCAAGCCAAGAAGGAGGCGGCAGACGCAGATGTCGCCACGGTCATAGTGGCGTCTGCGTCGTCTCTGCCGCAAGCGGCGAACACACCCTGCAACTTCCAGCTCCCGGAGGCGAACCCACTCTGCAATTTCCAGCTCCCAGAGGCGAACCCACCCTGCGACCTCCA CCCACGCTGCAGTCTCCAGCTCCCGGCGGCGAGAAACGGGGTGTTCGACCTGCCCAACCTGCAGCTCCCGGCGGCGGGGCACGGAGTCTTGGAGTGGCTGCAAGACCCGTTCCTGACGCAGCTGCGAAGCCCGTGGCAAGACCAGCATTGCCTGTCCCCATACGCGCATCTGCTCTACTACTGA